Part of the Pyricularia oryzae 70-15 chromosome 3, whole genome shotgun sequence genome, CGAAGTGATATATTTGATCGGTGAGATGGTCGCGCGTTCAAGGCTTCTCGGCCAAGGACTCTGACTCTGACACTCATCCGACAACAACCCTAGCCGAAGCCTTGGGAAAATTTGCacaaatgcttcctcgaagCTAGCAGGCCAATGTCTcaggccgccgtcgacgaTTGGCAAGCGGCAATGATCTTGAGGGAGAAGAAAACTTGGTTTCTTCATCCCCAACACCCGAGGCAACATCTCTCAGTCTGCAAACCATATTCCAGGTCTAGAGAAAGAGGGAGAGGCCAAGGAACATTCGAGCTGGTACTGTAGCAAAATTTTCTTCTCCGAAAAGGACAAGCAATAATGGCAACAGATTCCAGCGAGAGGACCACGACAATCTGCAAATCTCGCGTAGAACCGCACGCAAGTCGTACTCAGGGAGGGGGAAGGATGCCGTACGAAGACATTTTGACTTTGGTTGACGGCGAGGACCTTcgatatggtctttttttggctGGGTCGGGACGTGTTtgaaagagggaaaaaaaaaagttcgtcCCTCactgaaaaagaagaagtggGAAATGTGAGGGTGCGAGAAAGGAACATGGATGCGGACCCGCTAGAATATGCGCTTTGATTGGTTGACATATCCACACAACCCCACGTAGGGTTTGCAAAGCTTACTGCCTCGATTTCCCGCCCGGTCAAAGCTACGCTACTTTGAGTGTGGCATTGGAATAAAATTATCGTCTTCACATTCCCGCAACCCAAGCTCACCGTCGACAAACACCAAATATCCCGCCAAACAACTAACCAACAAGATGCCTCCCAAGAAGACTCAACGTCCCGCCCAGGAGAACATCTCCTTGGGCCCCCAGGTCCGCGAGGGTGAGTGAAACTGCCAGCGCCCCTGCCCGTGGTTAGAGCGCACCAAGTTCTCTTGGTGTCTTTTTGCCGTGTGCCTTCACGATCGGGAGAGTGGCGGTATACTAACAAGAACCCCGCTTTAGGTGAGCTCGTCTTCGGCGTTGCCCGTATCTTCGCTTCGTTCAACGACACCTTCGTCCACGTCACCGATCTGAGGTAAATAAAACACGCAACTGTCCCCGTCGTCGACCGACCGAACACACAAAGCACGCGTACATACAAAATGGCGGGGCGGGTCATGAACAATGCCCGCTCAACCCGCCCAGTCCGTGTTGGGTCAATGTTTGGATCGggaacacacacacacacccacACACACAAAGAAACACACTCTGGTGGCTTGATGCATAGGCTAACATTCTGGGTGATTCCAGTGGCCGCGAAACCATCTGCCGTGTCACCGGTGGAATGAAGGTCAAGGCCGACCGTGACGAGTCGTCGCCCTACGCCGCCatgttggctgctcaggacGTCGCCGCTCGCTGCAAGGAGCTGGGCATCACCGCCCTGCACATCAAGATCCGTGCCACTGGTGGTAACGGCACCAAGACCCCCGGCCCCGGTGCCCAGTCCGCCCTCCGTGCCTTGGCCCGTTCTGGCATGAAGATCGGCCGTATCGAGGACGTTACTCCCACGCCCTCCGACTCGACCCGCCGCAAGGGTGGTCGCCGTGGTCGTCGTCTCTGAGCGTGTGCGCAAACTCGAAGTGGTGTACCTCACGATCAGcaacgaacaaaaaaaaagcttacGGATGGGATGCACAAGGATCTTGGTTGGTTTTATGGCTTTGTTGGGATTTGGAACTTCTTTGCGGCGTTGACCATTACGAGGAGGACGGCATTGACTTGCCTGGTCTCCAAATATCAAACATTCCTGGTCACATGATGTCTGTTGGCACGACCGCGGAAATCAAAAGATAGATAAAAATCACCATGATGGTTGAATGAACCTTGATACCCACCCGCGGCCTAGATAACCACCGTCAATCCAGTGCGACGTCAGTTCAGGAATATCCCTACAGACTGCCGATCTGAAGTTATTTGTGAAGCCATTGCCATGTTGTCCAAGGGAAGTCCTATTTAAACGTTATTTTAAACCATGCCAAGAACGCCTTGCTATCCGCCAACAGCGCCAAAATGCAGCCGTTACAACAGAACGTGACACCCCCCGACTCTTTACATACATATCACAACCTTGTCTCAAACCCTGGGGTTTGTCGTCTTGTACTCAGGCTTGAGCTTCCAGATCCCGCGCATCGTCGATCCGGACTTGTCCAATACCGCTACCTTATGCAATGCCTCCTTAAAATCTGCCGACTGCTTGGGACCGGTGCAGTACTGGTTGAAGTGGTCCACCAGCGTCTTCGATGGTGCCTGACCGCCGTGTCGCCTGATGAACGGCGGTATCATCCGCATAAAGTCGTTTGTTGCATAAATACCAGGGGTGCCAGAGCGCGACGATGACCCCGACCCCCTCCCACCAGCGCTTATGCCGTGCCGGTCTGCAAGCCCCGGTACTATCGACCCCGAACTTGGTCCCCCTCCGCGGCCACGCCTCATGTTTGGCGCTGTGGGCCTCCCGACATCACCAACCTCTCCCGTCCACGTCACACGCCCTGGTTCGACATGTCGTGCTCGCTCGGCTGCGCGGCGAAGCGAGGCTGCTGCATCAGCGGCGATCCGCTCTGCCTCCTTCTTGAGCATCTCACGGCTGGCTTGGGGCTTCTTGCTCCCGCCAGACTCGTTCATGATCACATCGTGTTCCAATGTGCTGTGTACGGACCTCGAAAAAATCCCCTGCATGATCCGATCTTCCTCATTCTTTGGCTTCTCTTCATTTTCGTCTTTAAAATCCTCGAGGCCTGCCACACCAGCGATGTTTCTCAACTCTTTCTCATCGTCCTTGGGGTGCTCACTCTTGCCTTCCGAGTTCATGGCTGGATGCGATGGGACATGGTAAGAGTCTGAACCTGGTATAATCACCTTGGAGGCACCTTGTGTCACGTTCACACCTCCGCCTTTTGTCTTGACCTCGCTGTCCTGGAACATCTTTCCTGTCTCGGTTTTGCCATTTTCGTGGGATGAAAGCGTGAACAAGTCGTGCAAGTCGTTCATTGTCGCAAAAGCCGTGCGTTGAGATGGATCCTTGAGCACCTTGTTTGTCAGAAACTGCTTGAAGATCTGTCGCTGGTATATCTTCTCCTCGATTGTTCCCGCGGTCATCAGCCTGTAGATAGTAACCTCCTTCTTTTGTCCAAGCCTCCAAGCACGCTCTCTCGCTTGCACATCTGTCGAGGGATTCCAATCTGGATCGTAGATGATGACCCTGTCTGCCCCCGTAAGGTTCGTTCCCAAGCCTCCAACCTTGGTAGTCAGCAGGAACAGGTCGATCCCAGGAGAGTTGTTGAACTGGTCAACCATGGCTTGTCGGTCCTTGATGGCTGTTTTGCCGTCCATCCTTAGGTAGGTGATATCATCTTGTTTCCTTACGAAATCCTCCAAGATGTCAAGCATCTGTGTGCCTTGCGAGAAAAGAAGGGTTTTGTGCCCGAACTTCTTCCACATTTGCAAGAGCGCTTTAACAACTTGCATCTTGCCAGACTTGTTGGCACTACCCCAGTTGTAGTGGTGATCATTGCGGAGGCTGGGTTCCACAAGGTCAGGATGATTGCAGACTTTCCTGAGGTAGTCAATACCAAACAAGGACTTCCTGGTACCGCTCAGGATCTGATCCATAGCCTGGGAAGCCAAAAACTGTTCGTAAGCCTGCCGTTGCGACTCTGTTAACCTGCAAAAGAGAACCTGCTCGCTCTTTTTAGGGAGGTCTGTGGCAACATCAGCCTTGACGCGTTGTAGAAGGTAAGGGCTGATGGCATCCTTAAGCGTCTCTGCACATTTCTGGGCAGCCATGATCTGGAGATTCGTAGCATTGGCGTAGCCACCCATCTTAATAGGAATTTCGATGTTATTTCGGAATTCGTGCAAAGTCCCAAGACGCATGGGGTAGATAAAGTCGAACAATGACCAAAGCTCGACCAGATTATTCTGAATCGGGGTTCCTGAAAGGATGACCCTGTTGGGAGTACGCAACTCTTTACAGTATACTGTCAATGATGTATTCGGGTTGCGAATCTTATGGCCTTCGTCGAGCACGGCATAATCCCACTCGACTGGAATGAGGATGTCTCCGTAGGTCTGTAAACCAGCATAGGTAGTCACCAGTACGTGGCCGCTCTCAACCACCCGGTCAACAATTCTTTTTGCTGCAGCAGCACCTTTGGACTTCTTGGACTTTTGTGTAGACTCGTCCGAGGAGtaaccgtcg contains:
- a CDS encoding DNA repair and recombination protein RAD26, whose protein sequence is MASGEENDQDLSQESVSAEAELAGSTATSSVPPQADDEASALAGLTANVRDQDELERDITKQANEALIDVEDQKDQKRIIKAKAEQTKLTDKLNTLIQKKDSGNLRHAALQRVEVDIEKARSDIDQINRDILDLSERIARRHAVDGESTTADGNGSLSKRLPNETQREYLIRTGKITPFARIGRDRPAGVEGDLADAIIEAEDEAAAEKLESLDAQAPRSHQNLRAPGFANDAKELPESAVESEFSLRPRKKRKIQQASSSPRAGSDDDFRPSSGRASSEEAEEASEDGFDLVGVLFTDRKRKNGVKSRLTKDGAVDLSGIDDGSPAVYKRRLDIWVKRRREARMRYQLANGATAEDDKGVEEWWKPLPDQPDHHFDNGLKLPGDIYPALFDYQKTGVRWLAELYEQNVGGIVGDEMGLGKTVQLISFVAALHYSKKLKKPVIVVAPATLLQQWVNEFHRWWPPLRVSILHSSGSGMYDIRNEGRIEDDDDGYSSDESTQKSKKSKGAAAAKRIVDRVVESGHVLVTTYAGLQTYGDILIPVEWDYAVLDEGHKIRNPNTSLTVYCKELRTPNRVILSGTPIQNNLVELWSLFDFIYPMRLGTLHEFRNNIEIPIKMGGYANATNLQIMAAQKCAETLKDAISPYLLQRVKADVATDLPKKSEQVLFCRLTESQRQAYEQFLASQAMDQILSGTRKSLFGIDYLRKVCNHPDLVEPSLRNDHHYNWGSANKSGKMQVVKALLQMWKKFGHKTLLFSQGTQMLDILEDFVRKQDDITYLRMDGKTAIKDRQAMVDQFNNSPGIDLFLLTTKVGGLGTNLTGADRVIIYDPDWNPSTDVQARERAWRLGQKKEVTIYRLMTAGTIEEKIYQRQIFKQFLTNKVLKDPSQRTAFATMNDLHDLFTLSSHENGKTETGKMFQDSEVKTKGGGVNVTQGASKVIIPGSDSYHVPSHPAMNSEGKSEHPKDDEKELRNIAGVAGLEDFKDENEEKPKNEEDRIMQGIFSRSVHSTLEHDVIMNESGGSKKPQASREMLKKEAERIAADAAASLRRAAERARHVEPGRVTWTGEVGDVGRPTAPNMRRGRGGGPSSGSIVPGLADRHGISAGGRGSGSSSRSGTPGIYATNDFMRMIPPFIRRHGGQAPSKTLVDHFNQYCTGPKQSADFKEALHKVAVLDKSGSTMRGIWKLKPEYKTTNPRV
- a CDS encoding 40S ribosomal protein S14 → MPPKKTQRPAQENISLGPQVREGELVFGVARIFASFNDTFVHVTDLSGRETICRVTGGMKVKADRDESSPYAAMLAAQDVAARCKELGITALHIKIRATGGNGTKTPGPGAQSALRALARSGMKIGRIEDVTPTPSDSTRRKGGRRGRRL